The following are encoded in a window of Telmatobacter sp. DSM 110680 genomic DNA:
- a CDS encoding CpsD/CapB family tyrosine-protein kinase, whose translation MSQIFDALQRSEAERSGKNSPVAPHAIELLQRAESQASAHRSAADVPDSRTTTVVSATAVAALDPDGEAQIPSATVGDRSDSPMQCEVLNVSVSPESHLVSLPDSTNPASEAFHLLGVRLRHLRRQRPLKKVLVTSTIPQEGKSVVAANLACTLALHTRQKVLLLEGDVRRPTQSKIFGIANRPGICEWLNGDRALSSSMYRLERPGIWIFPAGAGTGNALELLQSGGATAMMEQVMSWFDWVVIDSPPILPMADTSVWTNLADGILIVTRQGITEKRQLKRGLEALGTQKLIGAVLNSARSVANSDYYYRPTNRLPTDDAEA comes from the coding sequence ATGAGTCAGATATTTGACGCACTGCAACGTTCAGAAGCAGAGCGTAGCGGCAAAAATTCGCCAGTAGCTCCACATGCAATCGAGCTATTGCAGCGCGCCGAGAGCCAGGCTTCTGCGCATCGGTCAGCCGCCGACGTCCCAGATTCCCGAACGACGACGGTGGTTTCAGCGACCGCTGTGGCTGCCCTCGATCCAGATGGGGAGGCCCAGATTCCCTCTGCAACGGTTGGGGATCGGTCAGACAGCCCCATGCAGTGTGAAGTTCTGAATGTTTCCGTATCGCCCGAGAGCCACTTAGTATCTCTGCCCGACAGTACCAACCCCGCCAGTGAGGCTTTTCACCTTCTCGGCGTTCGTCTGCGACACCTTCGCCGCCAGCGCCCCCTCAAAAAGGTCCTTGTCACCAGCACCATTCCTCAGGAAGGCAAAAGCGTAGTTGCCGCCAACCTCGCATGTACCCTGGCTTTGCATACTCGACAGAAGGTGCTGCTGCTTGAGGGCGATGTCCGGCGCCCTACGCAGTCGAAGATCTTCGGAATTGCGAACAGGCCGGGGATTTGCGAGTGGTTGAACGGTGATAGGGCGCTGAGCAGCAGTATGTATCGGTTGGAGAGACCGGGAATTTGGATATTCCCGGCGGGGGCGGGAACCGGGAACGCCCTGGAATTGCTCCAATCCGGTGGCGCGACAGCAATGATGGAACAAGTCATGAGCTGGTTTGACTGGGTCGTGATTGATTCTCCTCCGATTCTTCCCATGGCTGACACAAGCGTGTGGACCAACCTGGCGGACGGGATCCTGATCGTGACCCGACAGGGGATTACGGAAAAGCGCCAATTGAAGCGGGGGCTGGAAGCCCTCGGTACTCAGAAGCTGATCGGAGCGGTCCTGAACAGCGCTCGAAGCGTGGCGAACTCGGATTATTACTATCGCCCAACGAATCGGTTACCAACCGACGATGCGGAAGCTTGA